The DNA window CCGGTGAGAAACTTCTCATCTGAGTCTCACGGATCCCTCATCCGTGTTTGCCAGGCTTGGGGCAGCCGTAAACGAGCGAAGGAAGGCGACCGCAGGAGTGTCGCGTCTGCCGATCAGGAGGCCATGCCCGGCGACTGAAGTCGGCGCGAGGCCACGACGTCGGTGAGGGGACTCCGGGCGGCGGGGGGTGAGGGTACCGATGCGCATGGACGATTGGTGGGGCGAGATCGATGACGCGATCCTGGGCTACCTGGCCAGCAACGGGCCCGCGGAGTCCAGGCAGATCGCGGCCCACCTCAACATTTCCGAAGGCGCGGTAACGTCGCTGCTGTCGATCCTGGCGCCCGAAGGCAAGATTCGTATCGCGCGGGTCGAGCTGCACCGTGAGTGAGCCGGTCGCTGTTTCCATCCTATCCCCCCGAGAGGTCCGGG is part of the Candidatus Methylomirabilota bacterium genome and encodes:
- a CDS encoding FeoC-like transcriptional regulator, giving the protein MRMDDWWGEIDDAILGYLASNGPAESRQIAAHLNISEGAVTSLLSILAPEGKIRIARVELHRE